Genomic DNA from Carnobacteriaceae bacterium zg-C25:
TGCGATGTTACTGTCTATTTATAAAAAGAAAAGTGAAATTTCGCCATTAGGAAAATACGCTCTAATTCAGGCGTTTGTGTGGAACATGATTATCGCCTTTACAAATGATAATATCGGAACAGCCTCAAGACTTAGAGTCATCTCTTGGATACTCATTATTGGTGTGTTTGTATCGCTTTATCATAAAAAAGTGCAGAAACCGCAAAAAACAGGAGTAACCATTGATGATGCAGCAATCTAAAAAGAGAGTATTACACTATGTTAGTGTGTGGGGCAATGGTGGCGTAGAGAAAATTATTACGAACATCATTCAAAAATCTGGAGATAACTATCAACACGATTTGTTTGTAGCGCGCCATTATGTGAATGATAATATATATGAAATGCTGTTGAAAAAACACCACGTTAAAATTTACATCAATACAGAAAAAAGTATTTTTAAAGGTTTAAAAAATGTGGCGTCTCAACAGTTGTATGATTTAGTGCATATTCATACGGCGCATCGCGTTGAAAATGCTAAGGCAATCCTTGCAAAATTAGCCTTTCCCAAAGCAAAAGTCTTACTATATTGTCATACGGTCTCATTAAGCGATGGGACTTTTAAATTAAAAATCAGAGAATGTTTAGATTTTTTAGGGGTGGGATATGTATCACGATTTTTTACGGATAAAAGCTTAGCCGTTTCGCAATTGGTGCTTGAAGATGCCTTTTTCAAACAAGATATTCGAACAGCAAAAGCAAGTGTTTTTTATGCTGGCATTGATATGCAAGGTTATCAATTTGATGAACACGCTCGAAAATCAACTCGGCAAACATTAGGTGTTGAAGAGGATGAGTTGCTACTAGGGCATATCGGTCGCGTGGCGATGTCTAAAAACCCGGAGTATTTACTCGATATTATCATTCCGTTTTTAAAACAAGAGCCCAAAGCAAAATTTTTGTATATTGGTAAAGGCGATATGCAAGAAAGTATTGATAAACGCATTTTAGAAAGCGATGTTAGCGATCGCATTTTAAGAATTGAACAAGTTGAAAATGCGAAACACTATTTGATGGCAATGGACATCTTTGTTTTACCCTCACTTTCAGAAGGATTGCCACTCGTCGCTTTAGAAGCGCAAACGACAGGTCTTCCTTGTGTACTGAGTGACACCATTTCAAAAGATACACAAGCAACCGATTTAGTGTCGTTTGTTGCCTTGAGTGATCCACTAGATGCGTGGTATATACATTTTAAAAAGACGAAAAACAATCGTTCCCACTATTATGAACAAATGAGTGCTAGTGCATTTAATGACAGTATTGCCATGCGTAAATTGAGCCAATTGTATGACGATTTATTAAATGCTACATCATAGGAGAAAGAAAATGAAAGTTTTACATTTGTTGAGAAGTCATGTGTTTTCAGGCGCAGAAAATGTGGTCTGTCAAATCATCAAACTCTTTTCAAACACAGCCATTCAAATGGTGTATGCTTCTCCTAAAGGGCCGATACAAGATGTGCTATTACAAAAAAATGTGGATTATTTACCTTTAGACAAACTTAGTGTCAAAGAAACGAAGCAAGCAATCAAAACCTATCATCCAGATGTGGTTCATGCTCATGATGTGAGTGCAAGTATTATAGCCGCGTTAGCGTGTCCTAAGTCGGTTAAAATTATTTCGCATATTCATGTCAATCATGCAAACATGGCAAAAGTAAATGTCAAAACCGTGTTGTATCACTTGTTTTCGAAACGATTTGAAAAAATCATTTGGGTGTCAAATTCTTGTTATTCGGAATATCGGTTTAAAGAAAAAGTGGCGCACAAAAGTATCGTTTTAGCGAATGTCGTTGATGGAGACGATATTCAAAAAAGAAGTGACGTATTACAAACTGAACACTACGACGTTATTTATGTTGGG
This window encodes:
- a CDS encoding glycosyltransferase, whose product is MMQQSKKRVLHYVSVWGNGGVEKIITNIIQKSGDNYQHDLFVARHYVNDNIYEMLLKKHHVKIYINTEKSIFKGLKNVASQQLYDLVHIHTAHRVENAKAILAKLAFPKAKVLLYCHTVSLSDGTFKLKIRECLDFLGVGYVSRFFTDKSLAVSQLVLEDAFFKQDIRTAKASVFYAGIDMQGYQFDEHARKSTRQTLGVEEDELLLGHIGRVAMSKNPEYLLDIIIPFLKQEPKAKFLYIGKGDMQESIDKRILESDVSDRILRIEQVENAKHYLMAMDIFVLPSLSEGLPLVALEAQTTGLPCVLSDTISKDTQATDLVSFVALSDPLDAWYIHFKKTKNNRSHYYEQMSASAFNDSIAMRKLSQLYDDLLNATS
- a CDS encoding glycosyltransferase — its product is MKVLHLLRSHVFSGAENVVCQIIKLFSNTAIQMVYASPKGPIQDVLLQKNVDYLPLDKLSVKETKQAIKTYHPDVVHAHDVSASIIAALACPKSVKIISHIHVNHANMAKVNVKTVLYHLFSKRFEKIIWVSNSCYSEYRFKEKVAHKSIVLANVVDGDDIQKRSDVLQTEHYDVIYVGRLTDQKNPLKLLDVLEKVIAKKSNVKMAIIGSGDMKEQVLNVAKEKNLLKHIVFHDFIVNPLPYLKNAKVMVMTSRFEGLPMVALESLALGTPIVSTAVDGLKDIIENGVNGFLADDSCVLADKIVAILSDEKLANSLSHGAINSFSNINNIDNYKQQMEKIYQK